The Oscillatoria sp. FACHB-1407 genome includes a window with the following:
- a CDS encoding ABC transporter ATP-binding protein, with protein MNHSELVIRNLYKSFPGKRGAIVALKNINLTVYRNEFVCVVGASGCGKSTLLNLIAGLEEPTSGEILLEGKPIDGPGANRGMVFQNYTLYPWLTVAQNVEFGMKMQKVPLTERRQRVAYYLEIVGLTRFADALPRTLSGGMKQRVAIARALANEPDILLMDEPFGALDAQTKEVLQEFMLQLWRQTHKTIFMVTHDVEEAVFLSQRIYVLSSRPGELKAEVQLGFDDQRDLSIKGTELFQCKRQEVLQLIRDEILAVAG; from the coding sequence ATGAATCACTCTGAATTGGTTATTCGCAATCTTTACAAAAGCTTTCCGGGCAAACGAGGGGCGATCGTTGCACTCAAGAACATCAATCTCACGGTTTACCGGAATGAATTTGTCTGTGTGGTTGGGGCATCGGGTTGTGGCAAATCGACACTGCTGAATCTGATTGCCGGATTAGAAGAACCAACTTCTGGTGAGATTTTATTAGAAGGGAAACCAATTGATGGTCCCGGAGCTAATCGGGGTATGGTGTTTCAAAATTACACACTCTACCCCTGGTTAACAGTGGCTCAAAATGTGGAATTTGGGATGAAGATGCAGAAAGTTCCCCTGACTGAGCGGCGACAACGGGTGGCTTATTACCTTGAAATCGTTGGGTTAACTCGGTTTGCAGATGCGCTTCCGAGAACGCTGTCTGGAGGCATGAAACAACGAGTAGCGATCGCCCGTGCTCTGGCGAATGAACCTGACATTTTGCTGATGGATGAACCGTTTGGTGCGTTGGATGCTCAAACAAAAGAGGTGTTGCAAGAGTTTATGTTGCAGCTTTGGCGACAAACCCACAAAACCATTTTTATGGTGACGCATGATGTTGAAGAAGCTGTATTTCTATCTCAACGTATTTATGTGTTGTCGTCTCGTCCAGGTGAGCTAAAAGCTGAAGTGCAGTTAGGATTTGACGATCAACGTGACCTATCAATCAAAGGAACTGAGTTGTTTCAGTGTAAACGACAAGAAGTTTTGCAGTTAATTCGAGATGAAATCTTAGCCGTTGCTGGTTAG